Within the Pseudomonas fulva genome, the region TGGCGCCCGGCGAGAGCGTCGGCCTGCTCGGGCCGTCCGGCTGTGGTAAGTCGACCCTGCTGCGCCTGGTCGCCGGGCTGGAGAACCTGCAGAGCGGCAGCCTGCTGGCCGACGGCGCAGCGCTTCCCGGGCCGCATCACTCGCGGGTACTGGTGTTCCAGGACCCGACGCTCTACCCCTGGCGCACTGTGTGGGACAACGTCGCCCTCGGCCTGCAGGCCCGTGGCCAGCTCAGGGAGCAGAAGCACCGCGTCGACGAGACGCTGCGCAAGGTCGGCCTGCTGGAATTTCGCGAGGCTTACCCGCGCCAACTCTCCGGCGGCATGGCGCAGCGGGTGGCGCTGGCCCGTGCACTGATCAACGAGCCGCGCCTGCTGTTGCTCGACGAGCCCCTGGGCAAGCTCGACTCGCTGACCCGCATCGCCATGCAGAGCGAGCTGATTCGCCTCTGGCAGCAGCAGGCCTACAGCTCGCTGCTGGTCACCCACGACGTCGAGGAGGCGCTGCTGCTCTGCGACCGCGTGCTGGTGTTCTCGGCGCGCCCGGCGCGGGTGCTGGCCGAGCTCGAGGTCGAGCGCCCCTATCCGCGTCGCCGCGACGATCCGCGTCTGCTCGAGTTGCGTCACCACGCCCTGCAGTTGCTGGGGCAGGGCAGCGACTGGTGAGCATCCCCTTATTTCCTGTTGGAGCCGTTCAATGAAGATCCGCACCGGCCTGTCGGCCCTGTTGCTGTCCACCCTGTCGCTGGCAGTCTCTGCCGCTGAGCTGACCATCGGCGACCAGCGAGGCAATGCGCGCGCCGTCATGGAGGCGGCCGGCGTACTCGATGGCCTGGATTATCAGATCCAGTGGCGCGAGTTTCCCAACGCCGCCCCGCTACTCGAAGCCTTGCGCGCCGGCCACCTCGATGGTGGCCTGGTCGGCGAAGCGCCGCTGACCTTCGCCGCAGCGGCCGGGCTGGAGGCCAAGGCGATTCAGGCGGCGAGCTACCTGGGCAACGCGCTGATCATCGGCGGTAATGCCGGCATCGTCTCGGTCGCCGACCTAAAGGGCAAGAAGATCGCCGCGGTCAAAGGTTCATCGGGCCAGGCGCTGGCGCTCAATGCCCTGGCGCGTGTCGGGCTGAAACCAGGCGACGTGACCTTCGTCAACACCACGCCCTCGGAGGCGACCCTGGCCTTGAGCAACGGCAGCGTCGATGCCGTCGCCACCTGGGAGCCCTACGTTTCCTTCGCCGTACAGCAGAGCGGCGCAAAGATTCTCGCCGACGGCAAGGACTACCCGAGCCTGAATTACCTGGTGGCCGCCAATACGGCGTTGCAAAGCAAAAGCGCCGAACTCGAGGATTTCTCCGCACGGCTGGCCCAGGCGCGGATCTGGGGCGCGGCACATCCCGAGCCCTACGCCAAGGCCATTGCCAGCCTGCTCAAGCTGCCTCAGGCGGTGGCGCTGGGCAAGGTGCAGCGTGAGGTCAACACGCCGCAGACCGACCTCGCCGCCGTGCGCGCGCTACAGCAGGCGACCATCGACCTGTATCAGCGTGAAGGCTTGATCCCGCGAAGCTTCCCGGCGGACAGCGTGATCGAGGCGAGCTTCTTCGCGGAGCGAGCGCCATGATGCACCTGGCGCTGTACCTGGAGGCCGGTACCCACCAGGGTGGCTGGCGGCACCCGCATTCGGCCTCCACCGGCTCGGTCGACTGGCCGTTGTACAAGACCATCGCCCGACGCGCCGAAGCGGCCTGCCTGGACATGCTGTTCGTGGCCGACAAACTGTCGATCGACGACAACTATGGCGGTCACTTCGCCGAAACGGTGCGCTACCGCCCGGTGGTGCGGCCCGAGCCGCTGACCCTGCTGTCCGCTCTGGCAGCGGTGACCGATCGCATCGGCGTGGGCGGCACGGTGTCGTCGTCCTATGCGCTGCCTTACAGCGCGGCGCGCATGCTGGCCAATATCGACCACATCAGCGGCGGCCGTGCGGCCTGGAATCTGGTGACCTCGGTCAGCGATGGCGAGGCGCGCAACTTCGGCCGTCAACAGCACTACGGCCATGCCGAGCGGTATGCCCGTGCCGGCGAGTTCATCGATGTGGTGCAGAAGCTCTGGGACAGCTGGGGCGACGACGCGCTGCTGCTCGACGCACAGCGGGGTGTGTTCGCCGACCCGGATGCCTTTCATTACCTGCATCACCGCGGCGAGTTCTTCGATATCAAGGGGCCGATCAATATTCCGCGTCCACCCCAGGGCCAGCCTGTGCTGATCCAGGCCGGGGTGTCCGAGGCGTTTCTCGACCTGGCGGCGAAGAACGCCGAAGTGGTGTTCGTGGTGCATCCGCAACTGGAACGCGCCAAGGCGTTCTATCGCCTGCTCAAGGACAAGGCACGCAGCCATGGCCGCGACCCGGACACGCTGAAGATCCTGCCCGGCATCGTGCCGGTGGTGGGCGAAACCCATGCCGCGGCTTTGGCCAAGGATCGTCTGCTCAAGGAGCTGATTCGCCCCGAGGCGGGGTTGAGCTTCATGTCCGCCAGCATGAACCACGACCTGGCGCAGTACCCCCAGGAGGGGCCATTTCCGGATATCCGCGAGGCCATCACCGGCAGCAAGGGGCGTTTTCAGTACGTGATCGAACAGGCCATCGAGCTGGGCCTGACGGTCGGGCAAACGGGCAAGCGCTACGCCGAGAGCCTCAGCTTCTTCTCACCGGTCGGCTCGCCCGAAGGCGTCGCCGAACAGCTCGCCGAGTGGTACCGCGCGGGTGCCTGTGACGGCTTCGTGATCCTGCCGCCCTACTTGGAAGCGCAGGGCGATCTGTTTCTCGAAGGTGTGGTGCCGGCTTTGCAGGCCTCGGGGTTATTCCGTACCGAATATCCTGGCCAGACGCTGCGCGACACCCTCGGCCTGGCCCGGCCGGCGAGTCGGTTCGCCTGAGCGGGCCGATAGCCTTGGCCATTTCCCGGCGGTGGCGACTCGTCGCCGCGCTCGTCTTCTTTCGCGGCGCTGTTACTCCCTGACGCAGCGAGTGCCTGCATAGCCCTTCATCCGATAACGCGCACGTTGTGCCACGCCCGCGGAACTAAGTCAGAACGCCGCAGCGACAGCCTGTCGCGCGGCATCCAGCCACGCTGGTAAGTGGCGTGGCGAGGCGTAATCTGAAGGCGATCCATTGATCCAGATCAAGGCGCCTTTCGCCTTGGCTGTCTGCGGTACACGCATAACAAGGCGCCTCTAAAAACGTAGGCGAGGTAGTCAGCGCAAGGCAAAAACAAGCGAGAAAGCGGAGTTTACGAGTTGTAAATGAGCATTTTGAGCTTGTTTTTAACGTGTGCAGGCTTGAGAAAGAGAATACCCAAAAAGCGCGATAAAGATGGGATATAGGGGAATGGGCGGGAATATATCGGGATGGGAAGTGTAAAGGCGTTGCCGTAGTGGTAACGGTGAATGACGGCCTAGAGCAGGCCGTCACCGAGGTCGAGTTTATGCTGGTCGCGGTCGAACTTCCTATCCTGTACCCGCTTCAGCAGCTTATAGATCGCGTTCTCTGTCAGGCCGTATTGCTGGGCTAGCGCGTGGTGGTTGTTGCCTCTGAATTTTGAGAGGATCTCCACGTCGCGCTTGCTCAGGTTGAACCGGTGATCCTTCGGAATGCAGATGGTCGCGCCGGCCCAGGTCTGTGCCAGATGGTCGGCGATCGCGTTGCCGAGCTGCTCGGCAACAGCGGCATCCATGCCGTGCTCCCGTGCGACAACCGCGGCGTGCGCAGCGACTCCGCTCAGCAGTTCGTGGCGCTTGTCAGCCATTGCAGACGACATCATTCCCCCCTTAGCGCCCTGATCTGGCGCTCGCCTTCGTCAGCAGATACCAGGCCCAGCACCATATCGGCCTGGAT harbors:
- a CDS encoding ABC transporter ATP-binding protein: MVSIATPVPPQAAGMSLDIRGLSHAFDLGDSRLPVLDKVDLHLAPGESVGLLGPSGCGKSTLLRLVAGLENLQSGSLLADGAALPGPHHSRVLVFQDPTLYPWRTVWDNVALGLQARGQLREQKHRVDETLRKVGLLEFREAYPRQLSGGMAQRVALARALINEPRLLLLDEPLGKLDSLTRIAMQSELIRLWQQQAYSSLLVTHDVEEALLLCDRVLVFSARPARVLAELEVERPYPRRRDDPRLLELRHHALQLLGQGSDW
- a CDS encoding aliphatic sulfonate ABC transporter substrate-binding protein, with the translated sequence MKIRTGLSALLLSTLSLAVSAAELTIGDQRGNARAVMEAAGVLDGLDYQIQWREFPNAAPLLEALRAGHLDGGLVGEAPLTFAAAAGLEAKAIQAASYLGNALIIGGNAGIVSVADLKGKKIAAVKGSSGQALALNALARVGLKPGDVTFVNTTPSEATLALSNGSVDAVATWEPYVSFAVQQSGAKILADGKDYPSLNYLVAANTALQSKSAELEDFSARLAQARIWGAAHPEPYAKAIASLLKLPQAVALGKVQREVNTPQTDLAAVRALQQATIDLYQREGLIPRSFPADSVIEASFFAERAP
- a CDS encoding LLM class flavin-dependent oxidoreductase; translation: MMHLALYLEAGTHQGGWRHPHSASTGSVDWPLYKTIARRAEAACLDMLFVADKLSIDDNYGGHFAETVRYRPVVRPEPLTLLSALAAVTDRIGVGGTVSSSYALPYSAARMLANIDHISGGRAAWNLVTSVSDGEARNFGRQQHYGHAERYARAGEFIDVVQKLWDSWGDDALLLDAQRGVFADPDAFHYLHHRGEFFDIKGPINIPRPPQGQPVLIQAGVSEAFLDLAAKNAEVVFVVHPQLERAKAFYRLLKDKARSHGRDPDTLKILPGIVPVVGETHAAALAKDRLLKELIRPEAGLSFMSASMNHDLAQYPQEGPFPDIREAITGSKGRFQYVIEQAIELGLTVGQTGKRYAESLSFFSPVGSPEGVAEQLAEWYRAGACDGFVILPPYLEAQGDLFLEGVVPALQASGLFRTEYPGQTLRDTLGLARPASRFA
- a CDS encoding Mor transcription activator family protein, encoding MADKRHELLSGVAAHAAVVAREHGMDAAVAEQLGNAIADHLAQTWAGATICIPKDHRFNLSKRDVEILSKFRGNNHHALAQQYGLTENAIYKLLKRVQDRKFDRDQHKLDLGDGLL